A genomic segment from Triticum dicoccoides isolate Atlit2015 ecotype Zavitan chromosome 1A, WEW_v2.0, whole genome shotgun sequence encodes:
- the LOC119317819 gene encoding transcription initiation factor IIB-like — MYTSTCSAADERVYCPECRRATEVVLDHGTGDTICTECALVLDAHYIDEGSEWRNFADDGGGDDRDPSRVGTSGDPFLAAKLSTVIDYTNKTKKSSATGVATKAPPRMSVPDAGVASENTLVDGFRGIADMADRLGLVATIRDLAKETFKKLDEAKGCPRGRKRDSVYAACLYIACRNLGMPRTYKELASVTAGGVAAKKDVGKMTTHIKKLLGEEDGQVMDIGVVSATDYLRRFCSRLGLGNQEVRDAQEAVRRVEQGLDVRRNPESVAAAISFMVVQRAGAGRSVKEVSVATGVAEGTIKEVHKDLTPHAQMLFG, encoded by the coding sequence atgtACACCAGCACCTGCTCCGCGGCCGACGAGCGCGTGTACTGCCCGGAGTGCCGCCGCGCGACGGAGGTTGTCCTGGACCACGGCACCGGCGACACCATCTGCACCGAGTGCGCGCTCGTCCTCGACGCGCACTACATCGACGAGGGTTCCGAGTGGCGCAACTTcgccgacgacggcggcggcgacgaccgcGACCCCAGCCGCGTCGGCACCTCCGGCGACCCCTTCCTCGCCGCCAAGCTCTCCACCGTCATCGACTACACCAACAAGACCAAGAAGTCCTCCGCCACCGGCGTGGCGACAAAGGCCCCGCCGAGGATGTCGGTGCCGGACGCGGGGGTGGCCTCCGAAAACACCCTCGTCGACGGCTTCCGCGGCATCGCCGACATGGCCGACCGGCTCGGCCTCGTGGCCACCATCCGGGACCTGGCCAAGGAGACGTTCAAGAAGCTGGACGAGGCCAAGGGCTGCCCGCGCGGCCGGAAGCGGGACTCCGTCTACGCCGCCTGCCTCTACATCGCCTGCCGCAACCTCGGCATGCCGCGCACGTACAAGGAGCTCGCGTCCGTCACCGCCGGGGGCGTGGCCGCCAAGAAGGACGTCGGCAAGATGACGACGCACATCAAGAAGCTCCTCGGGGAGGAGGACGGCCAGGTGATGGACATCGGCGTCGTCAGCGCCACTGACTACCTGCGCCGCTTCTGCTCCCGGCTCGGCCTGGGCAACCAGGAGGTGCGCGACGCACAGGAGGCCGTGCGGAGGGTCGAGCAAGGGCTCGACGTGCGCCGCAACCCGGAGTCGGTCGCCGCCGCCATCAGCTTCATGGTCGTGCAGCGCGCCGGCGCCGGCAGGTCCGTCAAGGAAGTGTCCGTCGCCACCGGCGTCGCCGAGGGCACCATCAAGGAGGTGCACAAGGACCTCACCCCGCACGCCCAGATGCTCTTCGGCTGA